One genomic window of Desmospora activa DSM 45169 includes the following:
- a CDS encoding TIGR04086 family membrane protein, protein MKQSILDGASKPKLNSPLLSGLLIVFAIVLAGSVVTALLLRFTSITESSLPYFTYGINGIALLIGGWCAGRKAKQRGLLYGGLTGVLYVIIVLLIGFLAFDTTMRIQPVLFTICATGLSAIGGIFGVNTSAP, encoded by the coding sequence ATGAAGCAATCCATTTTGGATGGAGCAAGCAAACCGAAGCTGAATTCACCGCTTTTATCCGGATTACTGATTGTGTTTGCCATCGTACTGGCAGGTTCTGTCGTAACCGCGCTTCTTTTGCGCTTTACTTCAATCACAGAATCCTCCCTCCCCTATTTTACTTATGGCATCAACGGAATCGCACTGTTGATCGGCGGATGGTGTGCCGGGAGGAAAGCAAAGCAAAGGGGGTTACTTTACGGCGGTTTAACCGGAGTCTTGTATGTGATAATCGTCTTATTGATCGGATTTCTCGCTTTTGACACCACCATGCGCATTCAACCAGTGCTGTTTACAATATGTGCAACCGGGTTAAGTGCCATCGGAGGAATCTTCGGTGTCAATACATCCGCCCCCTAA
- a CDS encoding metal ABC transporter permease, protein MFSLENIGAHLSDPNTAWVLSGTMLLGLSSGVIGAFAFLRKRSLMGDVLAHAALPGICLAFMLTGTKNSFFFLIGAIITGVLASMAISTITRFSRLKEDTALGLVLSVFFGFGIVLLTQIQHQPNGNQSGLDQFLFGQAASLVGEDVWVMGSVALLLLVITFLFFKEFKLLCFDAGFGRSLGLPMAALDLFLMLLLVVAVVIGLQAAGVVLVAALIVTPAAAARYWTERLDVMLILSALLGGLSGALGTLFSTMGFNFPTGPLIVVAATVVFMLSMVFAPRRGLLAKAWRLSQVRREATRDRILQALYEAREQNEDLVTVESLSSRYAIPSRQLERAVRNLVGEGWLQVKDQAGERMLTATAAGWNAAYETVLHARLTEVWMMHENEVGSTIRDSDTGAVREDIPDELLPELHKLLVLHGREPRWHPNSSKGFEGGMQS, encoded by the coding sequence ATGTTCTCACTTGAAAACATCGGCGCGCACCTCAGCGATCCCAATACCGCTTGGGTGTTATCCGGAACCATGCTTTTAGGCCTTTCCAGCGGTGTCATCGGTGCTTTTGCCTTTTTGCGTAAACGTAGCCTGATGGGAGATGTCCTCGCCCATGCGGCCCTTCCCGGCATCTGTCTCGCCTTTATGCTGACTGGAACAAAAAATTCGTTTTTTTTCCTGATCGGGGCGATCATAACCGGTGTGCTAGCATCAATGGCCATCAGCACCATCACCCGCTTTTCCCGTCTCAAAGAAGATACCGCTTTGGGTTTGGTCCTTTCCGTTTTTTTCGGATTTGGCATTGTATTGTTGACACAGATTCAACACCAACCCAACGGCAACCAGAGCGGGTTGGATCAATTTTTATTCGGTCAAGCGGCATCCCTCGTCGGTGAGGATGTATGGGTGATGGGAAGTGTCGCTCTTTTATTGCTGGTAATTACCTTTCTCTTCTTCAAGGAATTTAAGCTGCTCTGTTTTGATGCCGGTTTTGGCCGTAGCCTGGGGCTCCCCATGGCTGCCTTGGATCTGTTTTTAATGCTGCTGCTGGTAGTAGCTGTCGTCATCGGCTTACAAGCCGCAGGGGTGGTGTTGGTTGCGGCACTTATCGTGACACCCGCCGCCGCCGCCCGCTATTGGACAGAGCGGCTGGATGTAATGTTGATCCTATCCGCTCTCTTAGGTGGATTGTCCGGTGCGTTGGGCACATTGTTTAGCACAATGGGATTTAATTTTCCTACCGGCCCCTTGATTGTGGTTGCAGCCACCGTCGTCTTTATGCTTTCGATGGTATTCGCTCCCCGCCGCGGGTTGTTGGCAAAAGCATGGCGACTAAGCCAGGTTCGCCGGGAAGCAACGCGGGACCGTATTTTACAAGCATTGTACGAAGCTCGTGAACAAAATGAAGACTTGGTTACAGTCGAATCTCTCTCCTCTCGTTATGCCATCCCGTCCCGACAACTGGAGCGGGCTGTGCGCAATCTGGTTGGTGAAGGATGGCTACAGGTAAAGGATCAAGCGGGTGAACGCATGTTAACCGCAACCGCAGCCGGTTGGAATGCCGCCTATGAAACGGTGTTGCACGCCCGTTTAACCGAGGTGTGGATGATGCATGAAAATGAAGTGGGCAGCACCATCCGCGATTCAGATACAGGGGCTGTGCGGGAAGA
- a CDS encoding SMP-30/gluconolactonase/LRE family protein, with product MDSLQIVQNTKAELGEGPSWDAANNVLYWVDITRERLHIYHPYSNRQITYDTGDYISSVVPRRCGGVVMTLKKSFYAFDFHMNKMTHIGTVEQDKPHNRFNDGKCDALGRYWAGTMSQMFTPGAGALYCLEPDWRIKKVLGNITISNGIAWSPDNSVMYYIDSPTRKVMAYDYDLATATISNPRVAVTFPAAEPFPDGMATDEEGLIWVAIWKGGKITRWNPNTGELLKTIHVPATLTTSCVFGGDDLQDLYITSARIGLKEEILAKEPYAGGLFAIRTKVRGLPTYPFSG from the coding sequence ATGGATTCCCTTCAAATCGTTCAAAATACAAAAGCCGAACTAGGAGAAGGGCCCAGTTGGGATGCCGCCAACAACGTGTTGTACTGGGTAGATATTACAAGAGAACGACTTCACATCTATCATCCGTATTCAAATAGGCAAATCACCTATGATACGGGGGATTATATTAGCTCTGTCGTCCCCAGGCGATGCGGTGGAGTGGTAATGACGCTAAAAAAATCATTTTATGCATTTGATTTTCATATGAACAAGATGACCCATATCGGTACCGTTGAGCAGGATAAACCGCATAATCGGTTTAATGATGGGAAATGTGACGCCCTCGGTCGTTATTGGGCCGGTACGATGAGTCAAATGTTTACACCGGGTGCCGGTGCACTTTATTGTCTGGAACCCGATTGGAGAATTAAAAAAGTGTTGGGGAATATCACGATCTCAAACGGAATCGCTTGGAGCCCAGATAACTCCGTCATGTACTATATCGATTCCCCAACCAGAAAAGTAATGGCTTATGATTATGATTTAGCAACCGCCACCATCAGCAATCCGCGAGTCGCCGTCACCTTTCCTGCCGCTGAACCTTTTCCCGATGGAATGGCAACGGACGAAGAGGGGTTGATTTGGGTGGCAATCTGGAAAGGCGGTAAAATTACGAGATGGAACCCTAATACGGGAGAGCTTCTTAAAACCATCCATGTCCCTGCCACTCTCACGACTTCCTGTGTATTTGGTGGTGACGATTTGCAGGACCTTTATATTACTTCAGCCCGGATCGGATTAAAAGAAGAAATCTTAGCAAAGGAACCCTACGCAGGTGGTTTATTTGCCATCCGTACAAAAGTAAGAGGGCTTCCCACTTATCCTTTTAGCGGCTAA
- the ruvC gene encoding crossover junction endodeoxyribonuclease RuvC, with protein sequence MRIMGIDPGIAIVGYGIVDRKGNQLKAVDYGSIQTPAHTPTATRLKQVYDASTELLQRHRPDVVAIEKLFFNRNVTTAFTVGQARGVVILAAEEAGAVITEYTPMEVKMAVAGYGGAQKRQIQEMVRVLLNLPEIPRPDDVADALGVAICEAHSTSFTRLLERGGKRT encoded by the coding sequence GTGCGAATTATGGGGATTGATCCTGGGATCGCCATCGTCGGTTACGGGATTGTGGACCGGAAGGGGAATCAGCTGAAAGCGGTCGATTACGGCAGTATTCAAACTCCCGCACATACACCGACGGCAACCCGGTTAAAGCAGGTGTATGATGCCAGTACGGAATTGCTGCAACGGCATCGTCCGGATGTGGTAGCGATTGAGAAATTGTTTTTTAACCGCAATGTAACCACCGCTTTTACGGTCGGCCAAGCCCGAGGTGTGGTGATATTGGCGGCGGAAGAGGCGGGAGCTGTGATCACCGAGTATACGCCGATGGAAGTGAAGATGGCGGTAGCGGGATATGGGGGGGCCCAGAAACGGCAGATACAGGAGATGGTGCGGGTATTGTTAAACCTCCCGGAAATCCCTCGCCCCGATGATGTGGCGGATGCCTTGGGAGTGGCCATTTGTGAGGCGCACTCTACCAGCTTCACCCGCTTGTTGGAACGAGGAGGAAAGCGTACATGA
- the tgt gene encoding tRNA guanosine(34) transglycosylase Tgt — protein sequence MALRYELIKTCSQSQARLGRIHTPHGIIDTPVFMPVGTLATVKTVSPEELKELGSDIILANTYHLFLRPGHEIVQEAGGLHSFMNWDRAILTDSGGFQVFSLSKLRKITEEGVSFRSHLSGESLFISPEKAMEIQNALGADIIMAFDECPPYPAEREYVKESLERTTRWLHRCKQAHRRKEEQALFGIVQGGMYPDLRQESAKQITDVDLPGYAIGGLSVGEPKPLMYEALEETVPLLPPGKPRYLMGVGSPDALVEGVIRGVDMFDCVLPTRIARNGTTMTSQGRVVIRNAAYARDFGPLDPECDCYTCRHYSRAYLRHLIKSDETFGFRLTTIHNLHFLLTLMKRVRQAIQQDRLLDFRREFFESYYGTSEPDGTRNF from the coding sequence TTGGCTCTTCGTTACGAATTGATCAAAACCTGCTCCCAATCACAAGCACGTCTCGGGCGTATACATACTCCTCACGGCATCATCGATACACCGGTGTTTATGCCGGTGGGGACGCTGGCGACAGTGAAGACGGTCAGTCCCGAAGAACTGAAGGAATTGGGAAGCGATATCATTCTGGCCAACACCTATCATCTTTTTCTTCGTCCCGGCCATGAGATTGTGCAGGAGGCGGGAGGGCTCCATTCCTTTATGAACTGGGATCGAGCCATTCTGACCGACAGTGGCGGATTTCAGGTGTTCAGCTTAAGTAAGCTGCGCAAGATCACGGAAGAAGGAGTCTCCTTTCGCTCCCATTTGAGTGGAGAGTCCCTGTTTATCAGTCCTGAGAAGGCGATGGAGATTCAAAACGCTCTAGGGGCTGATATCATCATGGCCTTTGATGAATGTCCCCCTTATCCGGCAGAGCGGGAATATGTTAAGGAATCGCTGGAAAGGACCACCCGGTGGTTGCACCGTTGTAAACAGGCACACCGCCGCAAGGAGGAACAGGCGCTTTTTGGAATCGTTCAAGGTGGGATGTATCCCGATTTGCGGCAGGAAAGCGCCAAACAGATCACCGATGTGGATCTTCCCGGTTACGCCATCGGCGGCCTTAGCGTAGGTGAGCCGAAACCCTTGATGTATGAGGCGTTGGAAGAGACAGTCCCCTTATTGCCTCCAGGAAAACCGCGTTATCTGATGGGGGTTGGTTCCCCGGATGCCCTGGTGGAGGGCGTGATTCGTGGCGTCGATATGTTTGATTGTGTTTTGCCCACTCGGATCGCCCGTAACGGTACCACCATGACGAGCCAGGGGCGGGTGGTGATTCGAAACGCCGCCTATGCCCGGGACTTTGGTCCTCTCGATCCGGAATGTGACTGTTATACCTGTCGCCATTACAGCCGGGCATACCTTCGCCACCTGATCAAATCGGACGAAACCTTCGGCTTCCGCCTGACCACCATCCACAACCTGCACTTTTTGCTTACCTTGATGAAGCGAGTGCGGCAAGCGATTCAGCAGGACCGGCTGCTCGATTTTCGGCGGGAGTTTTTTGAAAGCTATTATGGAACGAGCGAACCGGATGGCACCCGTAATTTTTAA
- the yajC gene encoding preprotein translocase subunit YajC produces METLASFLPLILIFAVFYFLLLRPQQKRQKERNTMLSSLKKGDKVITIGGLHGTIMDLNDERISLKVNENTRLTFERSSVNAVVNEDESTSENS; encoded by the coding sequence ATGGAAACCCTTGCATCGTTTTTGCCACTGATTCTGATCTTTGCTGTATTTTACTTTTTGCTCTTACGTCCGCAACAAAAGCGGCAAAAAGAACGGAACACCATGCTCTCTTCCCTGAAAAAAGGGGATAAGGTGATTACCATCGGCGGATTACATGGAACGATTATGGATTTGAACGATGAACGGATCAGCCTGAAGGTGAACGAAAATACCCGTCTCACCTTTGAACGTAGCTCCGTTAATGCGGTTGTTAATGAAGATGAAAGCACCAGCGAAAATAGCTGA
- the ruvA gene encoding Holliday junction branch migration protein RuvA has protein sequence MIDFIRGHIAYHTTEYVVVEANGVGYRLFCPNPFQWTEGEEVRIFTHQVVREDAHTLYGFPDADLRDCFRLLLEVSGIGPKVALAVVGAGSPAALVEAVEREDLRFLTKLPGIGKKTAQRLILDLKDKLKKASWAQSLSTEAVTTPSTVSRALSSDVIEALTALGYNEEEASVAVDEARRSFADEEPSLDDWIRRALQISIKG, from the coding sequence ATGATCGATTTTATTCGGGGACATATCGCCTATCATACGACGGAGTATGTAGTGGTGGAAGCGAATGGAGTGGGTTACCGTCTGTTCTGTCCCAATCCGTTTCAGTGGACGGAAGGGGAAGAGGTGCGCATTTTTACCCATCAGGTGGTACGGGAAGACGCCCATACCCTTTATGGTTTCCCTGATGCCGATCTGCGGGATTGCTTCCGTCTGTTGTTAGAGGTCTCCGGGATCGGACCGAAGGTAGCGCTGGCCGTGGTGGGGGCCGGTTCTCCCGCTGCATTGGTAGAAGCGGTGGAGCGGGAGGATTTGCGCTTTTTGACCAAATTGCCGGGTATCGGCAAAAAGACGGCGCAACGGCTGATCCTGGATTTAAAGGATAAATTGAAAAAAGCGAGCTGGGCGCAATCGCTGTCCACGGAAGCGGTGACAACTCCATCAACTGTAAGCCGTGCCCTTTCCAGTGATGTAATTGAAGCCCTGACAGCCCTTGGCTATAATGAGGAAGAAGCTTCTGTTGCCGTTGACGAGGCTCGGCGATCATTTGCGGATGAGGAACCTTCGTTGGATGATTGGATTCGGCGGGCACTACAGATTTCAATCAAGGGATAG
- the queA gene encoding tRNA preQ1(34) S-adenosylmethionine ribosyltransferase-isomerase QueA, translated as MDVSQFDYHLPEELIAQTPAEERSGSRLMVLHRKDGRIEHRRFPDWLDYVQAGDVWVVNDTRVRPARLIGVKEDTGAQIELLLLKPMGEGRWEALVKPAKRVKEGTVISFGDGLLRAEAQEKAEIAGGRVFKLLHGEEELEPLFERLGEMPLPPYIRERLDQPERYQTVYAREVGSAAAPTAGLHFTPALLEEAKKRGVHIVPITLHVGLGTFRPVTVERVEEHRMHAEYFEVSEESAHMIREAKQKGKRICAVGTTSVRTLESVVQKYGEIQAAQGWTDIFIHPGYSFQVVDGLLTNFHLPRSTLMMLISAFAGRENVLAAYREAVQERYRFFSFGDAMLIV; from the coding sequence ATGGATGTATCACAATTTGATTATCATTTACCGGAGGAGTTGATTGCCCAAACCCCGGCTGAGGAACGCTCCGGCTCGCGCTTAATGGTGCTTCATCGGAAGGATGGACGGATTGAGCACCGACGCTTTCCCGATTGGTTGGATTATGTGCAAGCGGGTGATGTGTGGGTGGTAAACGATACACGCGTTCGCCCGGCGCGTTTAATCGGTGTAAAGGAGGATACCGGCGCCCAGATTGAGTTGTTATTGTTAAAGCCGATGGGGGAAGGGCGCTGGGAGGCTTTGGTGAAGCCGGCAAAGCGGGTGAAAGAAGGGACGGTCATCTCTTTTGGTGATGGGTTGTTGCGGGCAGAAGCGCAGGAAAAGGCAGAGATCGCCGGTGGGCGGGTATTTAAATTGCTACACGGGGAAGAAGAATTGGAACCGCTGTTTGAGCGATTGGGCGAGATGCCGCTTCCTCCATATATTCGGGAACGGCTGGATCAACCGGAGCGATATCAGACCGTGTATGCGCGGGAGGTGGGATCGGCGGCGGCGCCGACGGCAGGACTTCACTTCACCCCGGCCTTGTTGGAGGAAGCGAAAAAACGGGGTGTGCACATAGTTCCCATTACACTGCATGTAGGTTTAGGCACCTTTCGTCCTGTCACAGTGGAACGGGTGGAGGAGCACCGGATGCACGCCGAATATTTTGAGGTGTCGGAGGAATCGGCGCACATGATCCGGGAAGCCAAGCAAAAGGGAAAACGTATATGTGCGGTAGGAACTACTTCGGTGCGTACGCTGGAGTCAGTGGTGCAAAAATATGGTGAAATCCAAGCTGCACAAGGATGGACGGATATCTTTATCCACCCCGGCTATTCCTTTCAAGTCGTCGATGGTTTACTCACCAACTTTCATCTGCCCCGATCCACGCTGATGATGCTGATTAGCGCATTTGCCGGTAGAGAGAATGTATTGGCCGCTTATCGGGAAGCGGTACAGGAGCGTTACCGCTTTTTTAGTTTTGGCGATGCGATGTTGATTGTTTGA
- a CDS encoding DUF421 domain-containing protein codes for MWTIFLRSVFIYFFVLLVMRLMGKREIGKLSVFDLVVSIMIADFAVISIDNTKIPLMHGVIPIVTMLGAQVLLAWVTLKSPRIRDVVDGKPSMLIKNGKIQEQEMRKQRYNVEDLMVQLRDKRIHNLADVEFAILEPSGKLSVFPKEERMPVTKGDLFDKVDRLTRLPVPVVVDGQVQKDALKKLGQDQDWLKKRLHQYGHKDISEIFFASVDHHGSFYIDSRQH; via the coding sequence ATGTGGACGATTTTTTTGCGGTCAGTGTTTATCTATTTTTTTGTGCTTTTAGTGATGCGCTTAATGGGAAAACGAGAAATCGGTAAACTGTCGGTATTCGATCTGGTGGTTTCGATTATGATTGCCGATTTTGCCGTCATCTCCATCGATAATACCAAAATTCCGTTGATGCACGGGGTGATCCCGATTGTAACAATGTTGGGAGCACAGGTGTTGTTAGCCTGGGTAACACTAAAAAGCCCCCGTATACGTGATGTTGTGGATGGCAAACCCTCCATGTTAATCAAAAACGGAAAGATTCAGGAGCAGGAAATGCGAAAGCAGCGCTACAATGTCGAGGATTTAATGGTACAGCTGCGAGACAAGAGGATTCATAATCTGGCTGATGTGGAGTTTGCCATTCTGGAACCGTCAGGGAAGCTAAGCGTCTTTCCTAAGGAAGAACGGATGCCGGTAACAAAGGGGGATCTCTTTGATAAGGTGGATCGCCTCACACGGCTACCGGTACCGGTTGTGGTTGACGGCCAAGTGCAGAAGGATGCCCTAAAAAAGCTGGGACAAGACCAAGACTGGTTGAAGAAGCGATTACACCAATATGGGCATAAGGACATCAGCGAGATCTTTTTTGCCAGCGTCGACCATCATGGCAGTTTTTATATCGATTCACGGCAACATTAA
- a CDS encoding DUF2905 domain-containing protein: MSQIPKLLITVGVLLIVVGLLWQMGGRFFNLGRLPGDIVVEKENVKFYFPIVTCIIISIVLSLLMYVIRLFR; this comes from the coding sequence ATGAGCCAGATTCCCAAGCTCTTGATTACAGTGGGTGTATTGTTGATTGTGGTCGGCCTTTTGTGGCAAATGGGCGGGCGCTTTTTTAACTTGGGTCGTCTACCGGGAGATATTGTCGTGGAAAAAGAAAACGTCAAATTTTATTTCCCGATTGTGACATGCATCATCATCAGTATCGTGCTAAGCTTATTGATGTATGTAATTCGCCTGTTCCGATGA
- a CDS encoding metal ABC transporter ATP-binding protein, translated as MKINQYPVSVRDLSVAYHRKPVLRDIQFDVPEGNLIGIVGPNGAGKSTLIKAILGLLPLTSGSVTIYGKPYREQRSIVGYVPQRESVDWDFPTNALDVVLMGRFGKLGWFKRPRKEDREFAYHCLEKVGMADFGKRQISQLSGGQQQRVFLARSLAQDAQLYLMDEPFVGVDAATEKAIIQILNDLKAQQKTVLVVHHDLQTVQEYFDWLILLNFRQIAVGPTSRVFTPENLQKAYGGRLTVLPELSGIAMSR; from the coding sequence ATGAAAATAAATCAATATCCGGTATCTGTTCGCGATCTGTCGGTTGCATACCATCGCAAACCGGTTCTGCGCGATATCCAATTTGATGTACCTGAAGGAAACCTGATCGGCATCGTCGGCCCCAACGGCGCCGGCAAATCAACCTTGATCAAAGCGATTCTGGGGCTTCTCCCCCTTACGAGCGGTTCGGTCACCATCTATGGGAAGCCTTACCGCGAACAACGCTCCATCGTCGGCTATGTTCCGCAACGGGAATCCGTCGATTGGGACTTTCCCACCAATGCCCTCGATGTTGTCCTGATGGGACGTTTCGGCAAATTGGGTTGGTTTAAACGACCCCGCAAAGAAGATCGCGAATTTGCTTATCATTGTTTAGAAAAAGTGGGGATGGCCGACTTCGGCAAACGGCAGATTAGCCAATTGTCCGGCGGTCAACAACAACGCGTCTTTTTGGCCCGCTCTTTGGCCCAGGACGCCCAACTCTATTTGATGGATGAACCTTTTGTCGGGGTGGATGCCGCCACCGAAAAGGCGATTATCCAAATATTAAACGATCTCAAGGCACAACAAAAAACCGTCCTGGTGGTCCATCATGACCTGCAAACAGTACAGGAATACTTTGATTGGCTGATTCTCCTCAACTTCCGCCAAATCGCAGTCGGTCCGACAAGCCGGGTGTTTACGCCGGAAAATCTGCAAAAAGCGTACGGAGGCCGGCTCACTGTACTGCCGGAGCTATCCGGGATCGCCATGTCGAGGTGA
- the ruvB gene encoding Holliday junction branch migration DNA helicase RuvB — protein sequence MDERIISSQMSMEDEPMEFSLRPRFLDDYIGQSRVKENLKIYIEAAKMRRESLDHVLLYGPPGLGKTTLSYIIANELGVNLRTTSGPAIERPGDLAAILTNLQQGDLLFIDEIHRLNRSVEEVLYPAMEDFALDIVIGKGPSARSVRLDLPPFTLVGATTRAGSLSSPLRDRFGVMSRLEYYTEEELTWIVTRAADLLQVTVRAEGAQEIACRARGTPRVANRLLKRVRDFVQVKGDGVITRETAQDALDRIQVDKLGLDQVDHKLLRSIMDHFRGGPVGLETLAATIGEEAHTVEDVYEPYLLQIGFLQRTPRGRMVTPRCYQHFGVEMPG from the coding sequence ATGGACGAACGGATCATCTCCAGCCAGATGTCCATGGAAGACGAGCCCATGGAATTTAGCCTGCGCCCTCGTTTTCTGGACGATTATATCGGCCAGTCCCGGGTGAAGGAAAATCTGAAGATATACATAGAAGCGGCCAAAATGCGACGCGAGAGCCTGGATCATGTGTTGTTGTACGGCCCGCCGGGATTAGGCAAAACGACGTTATCCTATATCATCGCCAATGAATTGGGGGTCAACCTGCGCACCACCTCAGGGCCAGCGATTGAGCGTCCGGGGGATTTGGCGGCGATTTTAACCAATTTACAGCAGGGGGATCTATTGTTTATTGATGAGATTCACCGTCTCAATCGCAGTGTAGAAGAAGTGTTATATCCGGCGATGGAGGATTTCGCCCTGGATATCGTCATTGGGAAGGGACCCAGTGCCCGTTCCGTCCGCTTGGATCTGCCACCATTCACACTGGTAGGAGCCACCACAAGGGCAGGATCGCTCTCTTCTCCGTTGCGGGATCGATTTGGTGTGATGAGTCGGCTGGAATACTACACTGAAGAAGAGCTTACCTGGATCGTCACCCGCGCAGCCGATCTCTTACAGGTGACGGTGCGTGCGGAGGGAGCACAGGAAATCGCCTGCCGAGCCAGAGGGACCCCACGTGTAGCCAATCGCCTCCTGAAACGAGTACGGGATTTTGTACAGGTGAAGGGAGACGGGGTGATTACCCGGGAAACAGCCCAAGACGCATTGGACCGCATTCAAGTGGATAAACTGGGACTGGATCAGGTGGATCACAAACTGTTACGTTCCATTATGGATCATTTCCGAGGCGGTCCGGTAGGGCTTGAGACGTTGGCGGCCACGATCGGGGAAGAGGCGCATACGGTAGAAGATGTGTATGAGCCGTATCTGTTGCAGATTGGGTTTTTGCAGCGTACTCCGCGGGGTCGGATGGTAACGCCTCGGTGCTATCAACACTTTGGGGTGGAGATGCCGGGATGA
- a CDS encoding metal ABC transporter solute-binding protein, Zn/Mn family, producing MLDKLRLGLAVLLIASMLLFGCTAQGETAIPEDGPIRVTTTTGMVADIVKNVGGEHVEVTALMGPGVDPHLYKASQGDIGRLAKAHMIFYNGLQLEGNMEDILKKLSHEKPVIPVAETIPAEKLKKLEDEGGKTDPHIWFDVQLWIEAVKVVEKELAKADPDHRDDYRQQSQAYIAELEELDQYAQEEIKSIPSKQRVLVTAHDAFGYFGDAYDIEVVGLQGINTASEYGLRDIQRVAKIISDRNVKAVFIESSVSKQSIEAVVKGAQQRGQTIKIGGELFSDAMGAEGTEEGTYIGMVRHNVDTIVSALK from the coding sequence ATGCTTGATAAATTAAGGCTCGGATTGGCCGTCTTGTTGATCGCTTCGATGCTTTTATTTGGATGCACCGCCCAGGGGGAGACGGCCATCCCAGAAGATGGACCGATTCGGGTGACGACTACTACCGGGATGGTGGCTGACATTGTGAAGAACGTTGGCGGCGAACACGTGGAAGTGACCGCCTTGATGGGACCGGGAGTCGATCCCCATTTATACAAAGCATCACAGGGGGATATCGGTCGACTGGCTAAAGCGCATATGATTTTTTACAACGGGCTACAACTGGAAGGAAACATGGAAGACATCTTGAAAAAGCTGTCCCATGAAAAACCGGTGATTCCCGTCGCCGAAACGATTCCCGCGGAGAAACTGAAGAAGCTGGAAGACGAAGGGGGAAAAACGGACCCCCACATTTGGTTTGATGTACAACTCTGGATTGAAGCCGTCAAAGTGGTGGAGAAAGAATTAGCAAAAGCGGACCCTGACCACCGCGACGATTATCGCCAACAATCTCAAGCCTATATCGCAGAACTGGAAGAGTTGGATCAGTACGCACAGGAGGAAATTAAATCGATTCCCTCGAAACAGCGGGTGTTGGTCACAGCCCATGACGCCTTTGGCTATTTTGGTGATGCCTACGATATTGAGGTAGTGGGACTGCAAGGGATCAACACCGCATCGGAGTACGGATTGCGTGATATCCAACGCGTTGCGAAGATTATTTCCGATCGCAACGTAAAAGCGGTATTTATTGAAAGCAGTGTATCGAAGCAATCGATTGAAGCCGTCGTCAAAGGGGCACAACAGCGTGGCCAAACAATAAAGATCGGGGGGGAACTCTTCTCCGACGCCATGGGAGCCGAGGGGACGGAAGAGGGAACGTATATCGGTATGGTTCGCCACAATGTGGACACTATTGTCTCCGCCCTGAAGTAA